From the Halomonas sp. MCCC 1A13316 genome, the window TCGCCACGGCAGGTTCGGCGGAACGACGAAGACGCCTGCCTTCTTCAGTCAGAGAAACCTGCTTAGAGCGCAAATCCGCTTGACTGCGTTGCCGGATCAATAAGCCGCGTTCCTCTAGCTTTTTAACCACAACGGCTACTGTGTTGCGGTCTAGGGCGGTGTGGCTTCCCAAAGTAATTTGGTCAACTGGACCCAGCTCTTCCAATGCGGCTAGCGTAACATATTGTAGCTGGGTCAGGTTATGTGCCTCGCATTGGCGTAGGAAAATTGCCACGCTTATTTGATGGCAACGCCTCAGCAGGTTTCCTGGCATTGTGTTGGCTTGTGATAAGGGATTGCTAGCCATGGCATCTTGTTCTCTATGTTGGACATATTTCGTGGCCAATGCGACACGGTTTACGAAATGTAATATATCTTTGTCGAAATGGAAAAAATCGCATAGTTGTATGCAAAAATTGAAGGCTTAGATTTATTCTACATCGATCATGAAACGATCAAAAAATATAGCTAGTTCGTCATGAGCCTGTAGGGGCAAGACATGAGCAATATGCTGGTCAGGCCGCACGATCACCAGACAGCCGCTCTCCCGGTCGACTCCGCGCAAGTCGAAAATGTCTTGGTCGTTCTTAAGATCGGGGCAGAACACCTTTTCATAATCATGGAGGCCGTAGCGTCCCTTTCGAGGCCAGAGCATCTGAGGGAAGTCATCCAGAGAGAGCTCGCGGAATCCCTGTTGGCAAATGGCGCGCAGGTCGAACACCGAGTCGATGTCGTCGCATGCAGGTGTGAACCTACGCACCGGTGAGTCGGGTGATTCACTCAAAAACCGGCACAGCCGACTGAGGCCTGACTCCGGCGCGGTGGGGTCGCTGGCACCCGCGAATGCGAACAGTCGCCAGCGACCATCTGCTGTCACTGTGTGACCTAGATGCATGGGCTTGGCATCCGCCAGCCGCACAACGGGTGCAGAATGGAAACGTGTGCCAATTCCAAGACCGCTTGCTAGGTGCTGGTGGGTCGGGTCGGCGGAGATCAGTGAGGGTGAGTACTGAATGGCTGTGCCGGCGGTGAAGCGCCCCTGTTTGATGAAGTACTTTTGAAACTCTTTGGGGTCCACACCGTCACCCTTGTCCTCTGGAGAACCCTTGGGTGGGGCACTGAACATCTTGGCGAATTCTCGATCGAAGTCGATCAGCTCCTTGGCCACGGTCTGGCGCTCGGTGGTATAGGTGTGCAAGATCTCCGGTGTGCATTTTCCTTGCAGCACCGAAGCCAGTTTCCACCCTAGATTGAAGGTGTCGCGCATGGAGACGTTCATGCCCTGGCCCGCCTTTGGGCTATGGGTGTGACAGGCGTCTCCAGCGATAAAGACATGCGGGAATCGCTTGTCAGCTTCCTCGGCAGGCACATCGTCGAACTTGTCGCAGAGGCGCTGACCGATCTCGTAAACTGACCACCAAGCGATTTCCTTCACGTCTAAGGTATAAGGGTGCAGGATGCGCTGCGCCGCGGCCACCAGCTGGTCGGTGGTGATGTTGCGGCTGGCGACGCGCTCGCATTCATTAAGTTTATCTAATTCGATGTACAAACGCGTCAGGTAGCCGCCTTCCCGCGGTATGATCAGGACGTTTCCAGCATTGCCGGAGTGTATCGCCGCCTTCATGCGGATGTCTGGGAAGTCGGTGACTGCCAGCACATCCATCACGCCCCAGGCCTGGTTGGCGGAATCGCCCTGCAGGGAGCGTCCCAGGGACTTGCGCACCGCGCTGCGTGCGCCGTCGCAGCCCACCACATAACGAGCCCTCACGTTTTCCACCTCGCCCTCATGAGCAGGGTCGATCCGCTCTAGTGTAACAGTTATCGGGTAGTCCTCAGCGTGTAGGGTGGCCGCTTGCGATTTGATGTGGTCGATCGCCACATCAATTACGCGGCGGGAGTAGTCGGGTTCCAACTGGGTAGGAGATTTACGCATCAGCTCCAAATAGAAGTCGTGTACCCGGGCCTGGTTGAGCACTGTGTGAGGGAATTCGGAGAGATCGTCCTCGGTGTCCTGTGTACGGCCATGGCGCATGATGTTCTTGCGGTTTGCCTCATCCGGCTTCCAGAATACTGTCTCGTTGATCCAGCAGGCTTCATTGAGAACCTTATCGACGAAGCCGAAGGCATTAAACATCTCCATGGTGCGGCAGGCGATGCCATCGGCCTGGCCGAGCTTCAGCGGGCCGTCCTTTTGCTCGACGATGCGCGTCCTGATTTCGGGGAACGCCGATAGTTGGGCCGCCAAGGTCAGACCAGCCGGACCGCAGCCGACGATCAGCACATCGACTTCCTCGGGCAGGGTATAGGTATTTTTAAGCTCACCGACAGGCGCGTGGACGGTCGGGTCGCCAGTCTGGACTCCGTTGAGATGAAATTGCATAGAGGCCTCGACGGGTTACGGGAAATTTAATCACTATTGTGCTTATTACGCTATAGCTTTGTCCGCTATTCGCAATACGACTTTTTGCTACTGCAGCTCAGCGGAACCGCTCTGCTAGGTATCAGGGCTAGCCCAGGCGTATTCGACCTTCGTCGATTTGGCTATCGCTCTTCGTCATCAAGATTGAAGTGCTGGATGGCGATCCGACAGGTATACGTCTGTTGTGAAAGGGCATTGAGGACTTCCGCAATACTGAGAGGTGCCAAGGTGTTGGGGAGATATACCCTCATCGGCGCACGTCGCTGGTGCTGTGACGTAACGAGGAGTGCGGTATGCGCTGCCTGTACCATGGCTGGAAGATGGACGTCAAGGGCAATGTCCTCGAAATGGCCTCCGAGCCGAAGTAATCGAATCTGAACGAGCAGGGCAAGCAAAAGATCTATCCGGCCCCTAATAAAGCGTCGGGTGTCGTGTGGGTGCTTCATGGGCCGAACCGAGGAAAAGCCGGAGTTCACGTCCTCCAGTGTCGCTGGCGTCATAGTTATCGTGTTCTTGGCCGCTGCCACAAAAGGCTCGGTCCACTAAACGCCATGGAGTCGGTCAAGCACGGGTCTCATTACGTGCATACAGCGATGCCACCGCTGGCCAAAGGCTCGTCTCATCCTTCGGGTGTACAACTTCGCGAGCAATATCCGCTCGCTTGGCAACGGCTGCGTCGTCGACGAGGCGAGTCTGACCAAAGCGACAGATTAACTCACCGCGGTCGCTTATCGCGAGGGCTTGGCGATCGGTGCGCCTGTCGAGTATGACGAGAAGTCTTACGTGCATCAGATCCCAGGCGGCGTGATCTTCAACCTGCGATACTAGCTGCAGAAAGTCGGCATGGAACATTGCCTGGCTGAAACCTCGAGAAGTTGCCCGCATTCGTGCCGAATTTGGTTAACCGATCGAGGTTGCTCCCCTGTCATAGTTCGTTGAGAGATGACAGCTCTGCCATGTGAGTCTAATTATTTTCCCTTCACCTCATAGCGCCATTAAATCGTGCAGCCGTGCTCCGAAAGGTTGCTTAGGCGAGCGATGTGCAGCTTGGCGGAGGTGGGGCACGTCAGTTTTAGAGTACCCGATACACCCAGTATGCGACTTTAGTCTGTTTGACATGGCCGCTTGAGGCGCTATGGTTAGGCATTGAAGTTAGATATCTAAGTATATCGGCGAGAGCTGATCGTGTAGCTCCCTAACCCTTGGAGACCGTGCCTTATGCTGACACAAGAAGAGAATGACTTGCTGTGCCGTGTTGAAGGTCATGCCCCTATGGGGCAAATCATGCGTCGTCACTGGCTGCCCGCTTGCCTATCCGAGGAAGTCGAGGAGCCAGACGGTGATCCGATACGGGTTCGACTGCTCGGTGAGGATCTGGTGGCCTTTCGCGATACCGAAGGGCGCGTGGGAGTACTAGACGAGATGTGCCCTCATCGGCGTGCGTCGCTGGTGCTGGGGCGTAACGAGGAGTGCGGTCTGCGCTGCCTGTACCATGGCTGGAAGATGGACGTCGAGGGCAATGTCCTCGAGATGGCCTCCGAGCCGCCGGAATCGAAGCTGACCGAGAAGGTCAAGCACAAGGCGTACCCCACCCACGAGGCGGCCGGTTTTGTCTGGGTTTACATGGGGCCACCCGAGGAGCAGCCGGAGTTTATGCCGCCTGTGTTTCAGCCGACGCCGGAAACCAAGATATCCATCTCCAAAGTAATTGTCGATTGCAATTGGGCCCAGATCCTTGAAGGCGCTATAGACTCGGCTCACTCCTCAAGCCTGCATTCCACCGACATGGTGCCAGCCCGCAAGGATGGCGCCGAGGCAACCGACAAGCTCTGGCTGCGTCCATCCACGGACAAGGCACCGCGTCTTCAGGTGCAGCCCACGCCGTTCGGCTTCCGCTACGCCGCGATACGTCGTCCGATTAAAGATGCAAAGACGCATGATTACGTGCGCACCACATTGTTCATCGCGCCCTACACCGTTCAGATTCCACCGAACAACCTCTACGATATCGCGATTCTGCACGTGCCCATCGACGACACGCACACCGCGTTCCACTTCATTGCCTGGGGCGACGCGAGCACTACGCCTGATACCGAGTCCTGGCGTAAGTTCCTTGGCACCCAGATTGGCATAGATGTGGACAAGCATTTTCGAAAGTTCCGCACCCGTGAAAACAACTACTGGCAGGATCGCCGCATCATGCAGCTTGGTACTAGTTTCACCGGAATCAAGGGCATTCCCAACCAAGATATCGCGATGTGGGAAACCATGGGGCCGATTGCCGATCGGACGCACGATCGTCTCGGAGCGAGTGACTTGGCGATAGTCGAATTCCGTCGCCAAATGGTGCAGGCCGCCAAGACAATACAACAAGGAGGGTCGGCTATTGGCACCAAAGAGCCACGAATTCCGTATTACAAGCTCAAATCCTTCCAGGGAATTGTCCCTAAAGAAGAGGATTGGCGTCAATTGGGTACCGCTCCCGAAGAGGCAGAATTGTATGAAAGTGAGCCGCAGCACTCCTGATGGTAGGTAGTCGATACGTTGAGTCAAGGATAAAACCATTTATGTTGCTGAACATCCCGACTCACAGATAAGAAAACAGGAGCCCTGATGAAAAAATTGGAACTTTCGGTTGCCGTCGGCAACTACGACCGCGTGAGGCCACTGATAGATGGAGAGGTGCAGATAGATGGTGTGGAGCCCGTGTTCCTGCTACATGACCCGGAGGAGATCTTCTTTCGCGCCTTTCGGCATGCCGATTTCGATATCACGGAACTCTCGCTGAGTAGTTACACAGTGAAAACAGCAGAGGATAATTGTCCCTATGTTGGGGTACCCGTCTTTCCCTCTCGCGCGTTTCGGCATACTTCTATTTACATACGGACCGATCGCGGCATCGAAACGCCAGCAGACCTGCAGGGTAAGCGTATTGGTGTTCCTGAATATCAATTGACCGCCAATGTCTGGGCCCGCTTGTTCCTTGAGGAGGACCATGGCCTCCAGCCACGAGATATGACTTGGATGCGTGGCGGCTACGAGGAGCCAGGTCGGGTCGAGAAGATCAACCTCAATCTCCCCGAAGGAGTCCGCGTGGAAAACATTCCGGAAGGGGAAACGCTATCCGGCATGCTCGCCACGGGCGAATTGGATGCAGTAATGGGACCGCGAGCTCCGTCCTGTTTCACGCAGGGGCATCCTCATGTGGATTACCTTTACCGTGATCCTCAAATGGCAGCCT encodes:
- a CDS encoding MarR family winged helix-turn-helix transcriptional regulator, whose protein sequence is MASNPLSQANTMPGNLLRRCHQISVAIFLRQCEAHNLTQLQYVTLAALEELGPVDQITLGSHTALDRNTVAVVVKKLEERGLLIRQRSQADLRSKQVSLTEEGRRLRRSAEPAVANVQEELLFPLSENEKKTLCKLLQKLATENNHLSRVPIRKPC
- a CDS encoding FAD-binding monooxygenase; its protein translation is MQFHLNGVQTGDPTVHAPVGELKNTYTLPEEVDVLIVGCGPAGLTLAAQLSAFPEIRTRIVEQKDGPLKLGQADGIACRTMEMFNAFGFVDKVLNEACWINETVFWKPDEANRKNIMRHGRTQDTEDDLSEFPHTVLNQARVHDFYLELMRKSPTQLEPDYSRRVIDVAIDHIKSQAATLHAEDYPITVTLERIDPAHEGEVENVRARYVVGCDGARSAVRKSLGRSLQGDSANQAWGVMDVLAVTDFPDIRMKAAIHSGNAGNVLIIPREGGYLTRLYIELDKLNECERVASRNITTDQLVAAAQRILHPYTLDVKEIAWWSVYEIGQRLCDKFDDVPAEEADKRFPHVFIAGDACHTHSPKAGQGMNVSMRDTFNLGWKLASVLQGKCTPEILHTYTTERQTVAKELIDFDREFAKMFSAPPKGSPEDKGDGVDPKEFQKYFIKQGRFTAGTAIQYSPSLISADPTHQHLASGLGIGTRFHSAPVVRLADAKPMHLGHTVTADGRWRLFAFAGASDPTAPESGLSRLCRFLSESPDSPVRRFTPACDDIDSVFDLRAICQQGFRELSLDDFPQMLWPRKGRYGLHDYEKVFCPDLKNDQDIFDLRGVDRESGCLVIVRPDQHIAHVLPLQAHDELAIFFDRFMIDVE
- a CDS encoding Rieske 2Fe-2S domain-containing protein, which encodes MLTQEENDLLCRVEGHAPMGQIMRRHWLPACLSEEVEEPDGDPIRVRLLGEDLVAFRDTEGRVGVLDEMCPHRRASLVLGRNEECGLRCLYHGWKMDVEGNVLEMASEPPESKLTEKVKHKAYPTHEAAGFVWVYMGPPEEQPEFMPPVFQPTPETKISISKVIVDCNWAQILEGAIDSAHSSSLHSTDMVPARKDGAEATDKLWLRPSTDKAPRLQVQPTPFGFRYAAIRRPIKDAKTHDYVRTTLFIAPYTVQIPPNNLYDIAILHVPIDDTHTAFHFIAWGDASTTPDTESWRKFLGTQIGIDVDKHFRKFRTRENNYWQDRRIMQLGTSFTGIKGIPNQDIAMWETMGPIADRTHDRLGASDLAIVEFRRQMVQAAKTIQQGGSAIGTKEPRIPYYKLKSFQGIVPKEEDWRQLGTAPEEAELYESEPQHS
- a CDS encoding ABC transporter substrate-binding protein, encoding MKKLELSVAVGNYDRVRPLIDGEVQIDGVEPVFLLHDPEEIFFRAFRHADFDITELSLSSYTVKTAEDNCPYVGVPVFPSRAFRHTSIYIRTDRGIETPADLQGKRIGVPEYQLTANVWARLFLEEDHGLQPRDMTWMRGGYEEPGRVEKINLNLPEGVRVENIPEGETLSGMLATGELDAVMGPRAPSCFTQGHPHVDYLYRDPQMAASDWYRRTGIFPIMHLLGIRKTLVDRHPWLPFSVYKAFEQSKAKALAKLSDTSATKVTLPFIEDQLQAARRLMGEDFWSYGFATNRQTLERFLEQHHAEGLSRRLVKPEELFHPATLESFKI